From Syngnathoides biaculeatus isolate LvHL_M chromosome 19, ASM1980259v1, whole genome shotgun sequence, a single genomic window includes:
- the mix23 gene encoding protein MIX23 isoform X3 yields the protein MRTMDDRIVHALNTTIPTVSFLGKVDATQTCKELYNSMMEAHLSRDKAIKACITHTSEIVGQLRKARAKDSADMAVMKNLRKEQTKLKLMQSELNVEEVVNDRSLKVFNERCRIHYTPPQVK from the exons ATGCGTACTATGGATGATCGCATTGTCCACGCCCTGAACACCACCATTCCTACGGTCTCATTTTTGGGCAAAGTGGATGCGACACAAACTTGCAAGGAACTGTATAATTCG ATGATGGAGGCCCATCTCAGCCGGGACAAAGCCATCAAGGCGTGCATCACGCACACATCCGAAATAGTGGGACAACTTCGCAAGGCAAGAGCAAAGGACAGTGCTGACATGGCTGTCATGAAAAATCTCAGAAAGGAGCAGACCAAA ctcaAGCTCATGCAGTCCGAACTGAACGTCGAAGAAGTCGTTAACGATAGAAGTCTGAAG GTTTTCAACGAAAGGTGCCGAATTCATTACACACCACCTCAGGTGAAATGA
- the mix23 gene encoding protein MIX23 isoform X1, which translates to MAAHDRTLNCEDFSMFQEVLKLMRTMDDRIVHALNTTIPTVSFLGKVDATQTCKELYNSMMEAHLSRDKAIKACITHTSEIVGQLRKARAKDSADMAVMKNLRKEQTKLKLMQSELNVEEVVNDRSLKVFNERCRIHYTPPQVK; encoded by the exons ATGGCGGCGCATGACCGAACATTAAACTGTGAGGACTTTTCAATGTTTCAG gaGGTGCTGAAGCTGATGCGTACTATGGATGATCGCATTGTCCACGCCCTGAACACCACCATTCCTACGGTCTCATTTTTGGGCAAAGTGGATGCGACACAAACTTGCAAGGAACTGTATAATTCG ATGATGGAGGCCCATCTCAGCCGGGACAAAGCCATCAAGGCGTGCATCACGCACACATCCGAAATAGTGGGACAACTTCGCAAGGCAAGAGCAAAGGACAGTGCTGACATGGCTGTCATGAAAAATCTCAGAAAGGAGCAGACCAAA ctcaAGCTCATGCAGTCCGAACTGAACGTCGAAGAAGTCGTTAACGATAGAAGTCTGAAG GTTTTCAACGAAAGGTGCCGAATTCATTACACACCACCTCAGGTGAAATGA
- the fam162a gene encoding protein FAM162B isoform X2, which translates to MTFSSGRLVEHVGTQTNKMNLFRSRLSFRKLFGLRCIRITEAWNLRGMCNKPHEVKTDSPAAAPAQISPRLGFKIPGYRPSELDKKMLLWSGRYKTADQIPDLVSFEVLDAARNKVRVKACYMMMAATVGACLLMIFLGKRAASRNESLTGQNMERKAKWKEELQREQEGTIPLPDKPQ; encoded by the exons ATGACTTTCAGTAGCGGACGGCTTGTCGAGCACGTCGggacacagacaaacaaaatgaatttgTTCAGATCTCGACTTTCTTTCAGAAAGCTTTTCG GTCTGAGGTGCATTCGTATCACAGAAGCGTGGAATCTCAGGGGGATGTGCAATAAGCCACACGAGGTCAAAACAGATTCTCCAGCTGCTGCTCCAGCACAAA TCTCCCCTCGTCTTGGGTTCAAGATCCCGGGCTACAGACCCTCGGAACTAGACAAGAAGATGCTGCTCTGGTCAGGACGCTACAAGACAGCCGACCAGATTCCTGACCTGGTATC GTTTGAAGTGCTTGACGCTGCCAGAAACAAAGTGCGAGTGAAAGCCTGCTACATGATGATGGCAGCCACGGTCGGTGCCTGCTTGTTGATGATTTTCCTGGGCAAACGG GCTGCCAGCAGAAACGAGTCCCTGACGGGTCAGAACATGGAGAGGAAGGCCAAATGGAAGGAAGAACTACAGAGAGAGCAAGAAGGCACCATCCCCTTGCCTGACAAGCCCCAATGA
- the mix23 gene encoding protein MIX23 isoform X2 has protein sequence MSLVANEEVLKLMRTMDDRIVHALNTTIPTVSFLGKVDATQTCKELYNSMMEAHLSRDKAIKACITHTSEIVGQLRKARAKDSADMAVMKNLRKEQTKLKLMQSELNVEEVVNDRSLKVFNERCRIHYTPPQVK, from the exons aTGTCGCTGGTGGCCAATGAG gaGGTGCTGAAGCTGATGCGTACTATGGATGATCGCATTGTCCACGCCCTGAACACCACCATTCCTACGGTCTCATTTTTGGGCAAAGTGGATGCGACACAAACTTGCAAGGAACTGTATAATTCG ATGATGGAGGCCCATCTCAGCCGGGACAAAGCCATCAAGGCGTGCATCACGCACACATCCGAAATAGTGGGACAACTTCGCAAGGCAAGAGCAAAGGACAGTGCTGACATGGCTGTCATGAAAAATCTCAGAAAGGAGCAGACCAAA ctcaAGCTCATGCAGTCCGAACTGAACGTCGAAGAAGTCGTTAACGATAGAAGTCTGAAG GTTTTCAACGAAAGGTGCCGAATTCATTACACACCACCTCAGGTGAAATGA
- the fam162a gene encoding protein FAM162B isoform X1 → MTSKLSESRKVPTAQKVYENESRTWRDVTSGGVVKCPVRRGQLTALITSSVPVRKHSTGLRCIRITEAWNLRGMCNKPHEVKTDSPAAAPAQISPRLGFKIPGYRPSELDKKMLLWSGRYKTADQIPDLVSFEVLDAARNKVRVKACYMMMAATVGACLLMIFLGKRAASRNESLTGQNMERKAKWKEELQREQEGTIPLPDKPQ, encoded by the exons ATGACCTCTAAACTGTCCGAATCTCGAAAAGTCCCGACAGCGCAAAAGGTTTACGAGAACGAAAGT cgcacgtggcgtgacgtcacttcaggaggcgtggttaagtgccctgtacggaggggtcaattaactgCGTTAATCACCAGTTCCGtgcctgtgagaaaacattctacag GTCTGAGGTGCATTCGTATCACAGAAGCGTGGAATCTCAGGGGGATGTGCAATAAGCCACACGAGGTCAAAACAGATTCTCCAGCTGCTGCTCCAGCACAAA TCTCCCCTCGTCTTGGGTTCAAGATCCCGGGCTACAGACCCTCGGAACTAGACAAGAAGATGCTGCTCTGGTCAGGACGCTACAAGACAGCCGACCAGATTCCTGACCTGGTATC GTTTGAAGTGCTTGACGCTGCCAGAAACAAAGTGCGAGTGAAAGCCTGCTACATGATGATGGCAGCCACGGTCGGTGCCTGCTTGTTGATGATTTTCCTGGGCAAACGG GCTGCCAGCAGAAACGAGTCCCTGACGGGTCAGAACATGGAGAGGAAGGCCAAATGGAAGGAAGAACTACAGAGAGAGCAAGAAGGCACCATCCCCTTGCCTGACAAGCCCCAATGA